In Thermospira aquatica, the following proteins share a genomic window:
- a CDS encoding WecB/TagA/CpsF family glycosyltransferase, translating to MLPVSIPFLTAKVSLFNREDLKEHIIQTLYEQKRFRIIILDEKKLFSSLFNREMRRIIQQTEVVLCGSRLIAWSIRLLTGRHVEIYYPITILLDILGIANEMQYSCYLLGGDKKVANEAAKRIRRSFPNVRLLGYYTNQLKEKQWFDVLISIRKSCPQIFIVSFPNSVYQEFWITKNFSYFSQSIILGIDTSLDVFSGKKSMGVVWDEKRGWKTTGFKIDPIAWFRRLVILFVTLMNKIFHREEV from the coding sequence ATGCTGCCTGTTTCTATTCCTTTTCTGACGGCAAAGGTTTCCCTCTTCAATCGAGAAGATCTCAAAGAACACATCATCCAGACCCTTTATGAACAAAAACGTTTCCGAATCATCATCCTCGATGAAAAAAAGCTTTTTTCTTCTCTTTTTAACCGCGAGATGCGACGTATCATTCAACAAACAGAGGTTGTTCTCTGCGGCTCCCGTCTTATTGCATGGAGCATACGTCTTTTAACAGGACGTCATGTGGAAATATACTATCCTATCACCATTCTCCTCGATATTCTCGGTATTGCCAATGAAATGCAGTACTCATGCTATCTCCTGGGAGGAGACAAAAAAGTCGCCAACGAAGCAGCAAAACGTATCCGTCGTTCCTTCCCCAATGTCAGACTTCTTGGATATTACACCAACCAACTTAAAGAAAAACAATGGTTCGATGTCCTCATATCGATTCGCAAATCCTGTCCCCAGATCTTTATTGTCAGTTTTCCCAACAGTGTCTATCAAGAGTTCTGGATTACCAAAAATTTCTCCTATTTCTCACAATCAATTATTTTAGGTATAGACACTTCACTTGATGTCTTTTCTGGCAAAAAGAGTATGGGGGTTGTATGGGATGAAAAAAGAGGATGGAAAACCACTGGCTTCAAAATTGACCCCATCGCCTGGTTTCGTAGACTCGTTATCCTTTTCGTTACCCTCATGAACAAAATTTTTCATCGTGAGGAAGTGTAA
- a CDS encoding GlgC family sugar phosphate nucleotidyltransferase → MQEKLCDLAIIIGKQNKELLSLDIYTQDYLLPFTPRVRTIDFVVSSLLNGNIQPLIIITPDDADLIHNYLMTGYPENEIYVFNRQQLEIEFLPFLEELKKDHTIKTIGIFYGHFPNWFLMPQEKSLPNYALLLHETPLNTFPLGVILPLRAFEDSLRATAQTNLYNFLEGIIDTLSKEKRMHFIKLKGYFRPNYTLEDYYRIHLDLLDDYYFLDHINSLVPVKPFTRPNVFSKTYRSSHVINSLVGEDVHIYGHVENSIIFSHVIIEKKAFIKNAIILPRNHIASEAHIVNTIIDEFSLDNVNPNIGAKSRIGNESPSQTNLLFPMINGFTLIGKDTILPDKTIIGGNCYVESFLPPSVFKKHHHIKDGECVLLEEKT, encoded by the coding sequence GTGCAGGAAAAACTCTGTGATCTCGCCATTATCATCGGAAAACAAAACAAAGAACTTCTCTCCTTGGATATCTACACCCAGGATTACCTTCTCCCATTTACCCCTCGTGTACGAACCATTGATTTTGTCGTTTCCTCTCTCTTAAATGGAAATATCCAGCCCCTCATCATCATCACACCCGACGATGCCGATCTCATCCATAACTATCTCATGACAGGCTATCCAGAAAACGAAATCTATGTTTTTAACCGTCAACAACTCGAAATAGAATTTCTCCCCTTTCTTGAAGAACTTAAAAAAGACCACACCATCAAAACGATTGGTATTTTTTACGGACATTTCCCCAACTGGTTTCTCATGCCTCAGGAAAAAAGTCTTCCCAATTATGCGCTTCTTTTGCATGAAACCCCACTCAACACCTTCCCTCTCGGAGTTATTCTTCCCCTCCGTGCGTTTGAAGATAGCCTGCGCGCCACTGCCCAAACCAATCTTTACAACTTTCTCGAAGGTATCATCGACACCCTCTCAAAAGAAAAACGGATGCACTTCATAAAACTCAAAGGATATTTTCGTCCCAATTATACATTAGAAGATTACTATCGTATTCATCTTGACTTGCTCGACGATTATTACTTTCTTGATCATATCAACTCACTTGTCCCCGTAAAACCATTCACCCGCCCCAACGTTTTCTCAAAAACCTATCGCTCTTCCCATGTCATCAATTCTCTTGTAGGAGAAGATGTCCACATCTATGGACATGTAGAAAACTCTATAATTTTTTCTCATGTCATCATCGAAAAAAAAGCCTTCATCAAAAATGCGATTATCCTCCCTCGTAATCATATCGCTAGTGAAGCCCATATCGTCAACACTATTATCGATGAATTTTCTCTCGACAACGTAAACCCAAACATAGGTGCAAAATCTCGCATAGGAAATGAATCACCCTCCCAAACAAACCTGCTTTTCCCGATGATCAATGGTTTTACCCTCATCGGAAAAGATACCATTCTCCCTGACAAAACCATCATCGGAGGAAACTGCTACGTAGAAAGCTTTCTCCCTCCTTCTGTCTTTAAAAAACATCATCACATAAAAGATGGAGAATGTGTCCTGTTAGAAGAGAAAACATAA
- a CDS encoding SH3 domain-containing protein, translated as MRKIIFTISIVCFLGTHIFLFADDIKPFNKLGEVFVINDNVPLFEKPDINSKEVLRIPILRRIRILSNTQFIFLSNNVRKEWIYIDTYIPISENMVKVNNRWQYLTHKGWVERRHLVGKGDFKKVSKMNEMFILIAYSEDGISYRIYKDGTFSYKYGDEPSYYGGSVYLCKANTNFFSFNHMEFFWYSNNIVEIPSPFVSRVEVLTNKSDFPKWAQSDKPFVFETYYILTGDNVNVRSEASTNSAVLFKLKKGARVKLLERSDVTFTIGDRTGNWVYIDTGVKDKKGNTIKGWVLDLYLSPEIYYILTGDNVNVLAEPSTNSAVLCKLKKGARVKLLERSDVTFTIGDRTGNWVYIDTGVKDKKGNTIKGWVVDIYLKEE; from the coding sequence GGTACGCACATTTTTTTGTTTGCTGATGATATAAAACCGTTCAACAAACTGGGGGAAGTTTTTGTAATTAACGATAATGTCCCTTTATTTGAAAAACCAGATATAAATTCAAAAGAAGTTTTGAGAATTCCCATACTCAGACGTATTAGGATTTTGAGTAACACTCAGTTTATATTTTTATCTAATAATGTGAGAAAAGAATGGATTTATATTGATACATATATTCCTATATCTGAAAATATGGTAAAAGTAAATAATAGATGGCAATATTTAACTCATAAAGGTTGGGTAGAAAGAAGACACCTTGTTGGAAAGGGAGATTTTAAAAAAGTAAGTAAAATGAATGAGATGTTTATTTTAATTGCATATTCTGAAGATGGAATTAGTTATAGAATTTACAAAGACGGAACTTTTAGTTATAAATACGGAGATGAACCCTCATATTATGGTGGGAGTGTATATCTATGCAAGGCAAATACGAACTTTTTCTCGTTTAACCATATGGAGTTTTTTTGGTATTCAAATAATATAGTGGAAATACCTTCTCCTTTTGTTTCACGTGTAGAAGTCCTCACCAACAAATCTGACTTTCCCAAATGGGCACAGTCTGATAAACCGTTTGTATTTGAAACATACTACATTCTCACCGGCGACAATGTAAACGTGCGTTCCGAAGCTTCTACAAACTCGGCTGTACTATTCAAGCTAAAGAAGGGTGCAAGGGTAAAACTACTCGAACGGTCGGATGTTACTTTTACGATTGGAGACAGGACGGGTAATTGGGTATACATAGACACAGGCGTTAAGGATAAGAAGGGTAATACAATAAAGGGCTGGGTGTTAGATTTATATTTAAGTCCTGAAATATATTACATTCTCACCGGCGACAATGTAAACGTGCTTGCCGAACCATCTACAAACTCAGCAGTGTTATGTAAGCTAAAGAAGGGTGCAAGGGTAAAGCTACTCGAGCGGTCGGATGTTACTTTTACGATTGGAGACAGGACGGGTAATTGGGTATACATAGACACAGGCGTTAAGGATAAGAAGGGTAATACTATTAAAGGCTGGGTGGTGGATATATATTTGAAGGAAGAGTAA
- a CDS encoding glycogen/starch/alpha-glucan phosphorylase, giving the protein MPKKTTSTGLNRELVEQIKEGFLRHRHYSLAKDEYTATDYDNFLSLAYTVRDMLFDRWIKTQQTYYNKDVKRVYYLSLEFLMGRTLGNALVNLGIEKEAEVAMKELGLDIAVLREEEKDAGLGNGGLGRLAACFLDSMATLGMAGYGYGIRYDYGIFNQKFVNGYQVEEPDDWLKLGYPWEVERCEFQLRVRFYGNVRVERDANGYERYIWEKTQDVLAIPFDVPIPGYKNDVVNTLRLWTSRATNEFDFHDFNAGNYIDAVEEKNLSENISKVLYPNDNSVAGKILRLKQQYLFVAASLWDILRRYKKHHKDFKDFPKKVAIQLNDTHPAIAVAELMRLLVDEEGLVWEEAWKITQQVFGYTNHTLMPEALEKWPVAMMEELLPRHMQIIYKINADFLAEVSRRFPGDVDRLRRMSLIDESGERYVRMAWLATVGSHSINGVAALHTELLKKELFHDFYEMFPERFNNKTNGITPRRWLLKSNPKLSTLITENIGDEWTIDLFKLRGLEKFAEDKAFHKKWQDIKRENKVKLAEIIARETGVQVNVDSMFDVQVKRLHEYKRQLLNALHIIHLYNQLKENPSMNFVPRTFIFGAKAAPGYFMAKMIIKLINNIAKVINSDPVVGDKMKVVFLPNYRVSLAEKIFPASDLSEQISTAGTEASGTGNMKFALNGALTIGTLDGANVEIAEEVGMENIFIFGLKVDEVEALKKQGYHPYHYYETNPNIRKVIDLIASGYFSQGEDPNLFKPIVDNLLYSDPYLCLADFQLYADCQKKVSEAYLDTFAWTKKSILNVARIGKFSSDRTIIEYNKDIWKAEDHILK; this is encoded by the coding sequence ATGCCGAAGAAAACAACCTCCACAGGGTTGAACAGAGAACTGGTGGAGCAAATCAAAGAGGGTTTTTTACGACATCGTCACTATTCTCTGGCAAAGGATGAGTATACGGCTACGGATTACGACAATTTTTTAAGTCTTGCGTATACCGTTCGAGACATGCTTTTTGATCGCTGGATTAAAACCCAGCAAACCTATTATAACAAGGATGTGAAGCGTGTTTACTATCTGTCACTTGAGTTTCTCATGGGACGTACTTTGGGGAATGCTCTGGTGAATCTGGGCATTGAAAAGGAAGCAGAGGTTGCCATGAAAGAGCTTGGCCTTGATATTGCCGTGCTCAGAGAAGAAGAAAAAGATGCAGGTCTTGGAAATGGTGGTCTTGGAAGACTTGCAGCTTGTTTTCTGGATTCGATGGCAACGCTCGGCATGGCTGGTTATGGTTATGGTATTCGTTACGATTATGGTATCTTCAATCAAAAGTTTGTGAACGGTTATCAGGTTGAAGAACCAGATGATTGGTTGAAGCTTGGTTATCCCTGGGAAGTGGAGCGCTGTGAGTTTCAGCTTCGTGTGCGATTTTACGGGAATGTTCGTGTAGAAAGGGATGCGAATGGTTATGAACGATATATCTGGGAGAAAACTCAGGATGTGCTTGCTATTCCTTTTGATGTACCTATACCAGGATACAAGAATGATGTGGTGAATACGTTGAGACTGTGGACATCTCGTGCAACAAACGAGTTTGATTTTCATGATTTCAATGCGGGGAACTATATCGATGCCGTAGAAGAAAAGAACCTCTCTGAAAATATTTCCAAGGTTCTTTATCCTAATGACAACAGTGTTGCAGGAAAGATCCTTCGATTGAAACAGCAGTATCTGTTTGTTGCGGCTTCTCTCTGGGATATTTTACGCCGTTATAAGAAGCACCATAAAGATTTTAAGGATTTTCCCAAAAAGGTGGCTATTCAGCTGAATGATACCCATCCTGCTATCGCGGTGGCAGAGCTGATGAGACTTCTCGTGGATGAAGAGGGACTTGTTTGGGAAGAGGCATGGAAGATTACCCAGCAGGTTTTTGGATATACAAACCATACCCTCATGCCTGAGGCTCTCGAAAAATGGCCAGTGGCGATGATGGAGGAACTTCTTCCCAGACATATGCAGATTATTTACAAGATCAATGCTGATTTTCTTGCAGAGGTTTCCCGTCGTTTCCCTGGAGATGTTGATCGACTTCGTCGTATGTCACTGATTGATGAGAGTGGGGAGCGATACGTGCGCATGGCATGGCTTGCTACAGTGGGAAGCCATTCGATCAATGGAGTTGCTGCCCTCCATACAGAGCTTTTGAAGAAGGAACTTTTCCACGATTTTTATGAGATGTTCCCGGAACGCTTTAACAACAAGACAAACGGGATTACACCTCGACGCTGGCTTCTCAAGTCTAACCCGAAACTTTCTACCCTGATTACAGAGAACATTGGCGATGAATGGACTATTGATCTCTTTAAACTTCGTGGTCTTGAAAAGTTTGCTGAGGACAAAGCTTTCCATAAAAAGTGGCAGGACATCAAGCGTGAAAACAAGGTAAAACTTGCTGAAATCATTGCCAGAGAAACAGGGGTTCAGGTGAATGTGGATTCCATGTTTGATGTTCAGGTGAAACGTCTCCATGAATACAAGAGACAGCTTTTGAATGCCCTTCACATCATTCATCTGTACAATCAGCTCAAAGAAAATCCTTCTATGAATTTTGTTCCGAGGACGTTTATCTTTGGCGCAAAGGCAGCACCAGGCTACTTTATGGCTAAAATGATCATCAAGCTTATAAACAATATTGCTAAAGTGATCAACTCAGATCCAGTTGTGGGTGACAAGATGAAGGTGGTATTTTTACCAAACTACCGGGTTTCTCTCGCTGAGAAAATCTTTCCCGCTTCGGATCTTTCTGAACAGATCTCAACAGCAGGAACAGAGGCAAGTGGTACGGGAAATATGAAGTTTGCCTTGAATGGGGCACTGACCATTGGAACCCTTGATGGTGCCAATGTTGAGATTGCGGAAGAAGTGGGTATGGAAAATATCTTTATTTTTGGTCTCAAGGTAGATGAGGTTGAGGCCCTGAAAAAACAGGGATACCATCCTTATCATTATTACGAGACCAACCCAAATATTCGCAAAGTGATTGATCTTATTGCAAGTGGTTACTTCTCTCAGGGTGAGGATCCAAATCTTTTCAAACCTATTGTCGACAATCTTCTTTACAGTGATCCGTATCTTTGTTTGGCAGATTTTCAGCTGTATGCTGATTGCCAGAAGAAGGTTTCCGAGGCATATCTTGATACCTTTGCTTGGACGAAAAAATCTATTCTCAATGTGGCACGCATCGGGAAGTTTTCCAGTGACCGTACTATCATCGAGTACAACAAAGACATCTGGAAGGCTGAGGATCATATCCTTAAATAA
- a CDS encoding helix-turn-helix domain-containing protein, giving the protein MKHFLLIYYALATFSGIIGFTLIILMIAQNLRKLALVYATFISAFSLLILNILLQYYGYFILNQPETPSKLWIMTLIIFVSKNLFFLGFGFTMFFLFKNEKLGKFLSFLEFTATFLGIVFSLWLFSQGFTDKNLKLLLFFDQWIWGSALVVFLSTTLFFLWLKKLPDLTHILASHIRHLLILTTFFLPLFLVDNLWELFQVQWKILPRCFNFSPLYYTLWNFMTFAAMIQFLIERKLWLNELIYPIPEKWEGIHLSKREREIISLLIQGYDNPIIASKLYITEHTVRNYISRLYEKTETSNRIQLIQKFSFLLQK; this is encoded by the coding sequence ATGAAACACTTTCTCCTCATATACTATGCACTCGCCACATTTTCTGGCATCATCGGATTCACGCTTATTATTTTGATGATAGCTCAAAACCTGCGCAAGCTTGCCCTTGTGTACGCTACGTTTATCAGCGCCTTTTCCCTTCTTATTCTCAACATTCTCCTCCAGTACTATGGATACTTTATCCTTAACCAACCAGAAACTCCTTCAAAGCTCTGGATCATGACTCTTATCATCTTTGTTTCAAAGAATCTGTTTTTCCTGGGGTTCGGTTTTACTATGTTTTTTCTCTTTAAAAATGAAAAACTCGGGAAATTTTTGAGCTTTCTGGAATTTACTGCAACTTTTTTGGGTATAGTTTTTTCCCTTTGGCTCTTTTCTCAGGGATTTACAGACAAAAATCTCAAACTCCTTCTTTTCTTTGATCAGTGGATATGGGGAAGTGCACTCGTTGTTTTTCTCAGCACCACCCTCTTTTTCCTCTGGTTAAAGAAACTTCCCGATCTTACCCACATTCTTGCTTCTCATATTCGGCACTTATTAATCCTCACTACCTTTTTCCTGCCTCTTTTTTTGGTCGATAACCTCTGGGAGCTCTTTCAGGTCCAGTGGAAAATACTCCCCCGTTGTTTTAACTTTAGCCCTCTCTACTATACCCTATGGAATTTTATGACCTTCGCAGCCATGATTCAATTCCTCATTGAACGAAAACTCTGGCTTAACGAACTGATCTACCCCATTCCCGAAAAATGGGAAGGTATCCACCTATCTAAGAGAGAGCGAGAAATTATAAGTCTCCTCATTCAGGGGTATGATAACCCAATCATTGCCTCAAAGCTCTATATCACCGAACACACTGTCCGAAACTATATCTCCCGTCTCTATGAAAAAACCGAAACCTCAAACCGTATCCAGCTCATCCAGAAGTTCTCTTTTCTTTTACAAAAATAA
- the glgA gene encoding glycogen synthase GlgA, with translation MATFKPHVLLVATEVSPFAKVGGLADVVGALAKEFHSLGKGRISVALPRYNDVDRFLASQNLTIDKREELTISIGHQSITGAIEHFSYKGIDIYLIDQPHYFKRNGIYFDETYKIDYADNLERMTFFTKFVFEALKAIDLKVDIIHAHDWQCGLFPFYLKSLYKMDGFYKNTKSVFTIHNLSYQGIFSVEQYGILGVDWKYFTINGLEFYGHINLLKAGINFADMITVVSETYAKEIQSPEFGNGLEGIIREKATSGQLIGIMNGVDYEEWNPENDIYLPIKYNSKNLDQKKNLKLAYLKEKGIADPDPNRPLLGMVSRLVDQKGLDILLDIIPALMEQGIYLTILGQGKEEYEIKLKDFARHYHPNMMVSITFDIAESHKIIASSDMLLVPSRFEPAGLTQLYAMSYGTIPIVRKTGGLADSVTHGKTGFVFEPYTPEALLSIVSQAIATYKQNRSAWEKLMHNAMKEDFGWRKSALKYIEIYKQLMQTQ, from the coding sequence ATGGCCACATTCAAACCTCACGTTCTTTTGGTGGCAACCGAGGTCTCTCCTTTTGCAAAAGTGGGAGGTCTTGCCGACGTTGTGGGCGCCCTGGCAAAAGAGTTTCACTCCCTGGGAAAAGGACGAATCAGTGTTGCCCTCCCTCGCTATAACGATGTAGACCGATTCCTCGCCTCACAAAATCTCACGATAGATAAAAGAGAAGAACTGACCATCAGTATAGGACATCAATCCATCACAGGGGCTATAGAACATTTTTCTTACAAGGGTATTGATATCTACCTCATCGATCAACCCCACTACTTTAAAAGAAATGGCATCTATTTCGATGAAACCTACAAGATAGACTATGCCGACAATCTCGAACGCATGACCTTCTTTACAAAATTTGTCTTTGAGGCACTGAAAGCCATCGATCTCAAAGTCGATATCATCCATGCTCATGACTGGCAGTGTGGTCTTTTCCCTTTTTATCTCAAAAGTCTCTACAAAATGGACGGCTTTTACAAAAACACCAAAAGTGTTTTTACAATCCACAATCTTTCGTATCAGGGGATATTTTCCGTAGAACAGTACGGCATTCTCGGTGTGGATTGGAAATACTTCACCATCAATGGGTTAGAATTCTATGGGCACATTAATCTCTTAAAGGCTGGCATCAATTTTGCAGACATGATCACGGTAGTGAGTGAAACCTATGCCAAAGAAATTCAATCTCCTGAGTTCGGCAACGGACTTGAAGGAATTATTCGTGAAAAAGCCACAAGTGGCCAGCTCATAGGCATTATGAATGGCGTTGACTACGAAGAATGGAATCCCGAAAACGATATCTATCTTCCCATTAAGTACAACAGCAAAAACCTCGACCAGAAAAAAAACTTAAAACTTGCCTATCTCAAAGAAAAGGGTATTGCGGATCCAGATCCCAATAGGCCCCTGCTTGGAATGGTTTCCCGTCTTGTTGACCAGAAAGGACTGGATATCCTCCTTGATATTATTCCCGCTTTGATGGAGCAGGGAATTTACCTCACTATCCTCGGTCAGGGCAAAGAAGAATACGAAATAAAACTCAAGGATTTTGCGCGTCACTATCACCCCAACATGATGGTATCTATCACCTTTGATATAGCCGAATCCCACAAGATCATTGCAAGTTCGGACATGCTTCTCGTCCCCTCACGTTTTGAACCTGCTGGACTCACCCAGTTATATGCCATGTCTTATGGTACGATCCCTATCGTTCGAAAAACAGGGGGGCTTGCTGACTCGGTAACTCATGGTAAAACAGGGTTTGTCTTTGAACCCTATACCCCCGAAGCTCTGTTGAGTATTGTTTCTCAAGCAATCGCCACCTACAAACAAAATCGCTCCGCCTGGGAAAAACTCATGCATAATGCCATGAAAGAAGACTTTGGGTGGAGAAAAAGTGCACTCAAATATATAGAAATCTACAAACAACTCATGCAAACACAATGA